One Eubacteriales bacterium mix99 genomic window carries:
- a CDS encoding ABC transporter ATP-binding protein: MANQIRRNKPRNIRGTLAFIGGYLKQHTAALVLVSLMTLISAGANVYGVYLIKPIINQYILPGNLAGLARILVLLGAVYLAGVASSYGYTQLMVKTAQQVILEIRNDLFRRLQTLPLSFFDANTHGELMSRFTNDIDTLSNALNNSFTVVIQNFVILVGTFTMLAILSPRLSLIVLTTFFCMFLFIRYSGKKSHSFFTRQQKYLGSLNGFIEEMTAGQKVVKVFNHEENNMKEFSHRNEMLRDAATNAVTYSGVTVPVVVSLSYFNYAITACLGAFLVMSGHMDLGSLSAYLVYVRQTAMPINHFSQQLNFLLAALSGAERIQEVMEQKPEVDNGKITLLRKPTEEGAAKSWEWCKPDGQRIPLRGDVRFHDVAFGYEVGRPILNQINLYAKPGQKIAFVGSTGAGKTTIASLINRFYEVISGSITYDGIDVRDIRKEDLRRSIAVVLQDTHLFSGTILDNIRFGNPEATREQAVAAAKLSNAHSFIRRLPKGYDTVLTNDGTNLSQGQRQLLSIARAAAADPPVLILDEATSSVDAHTEKLIESGMDRLMAGRTVFVIAHRLSTVRNAKAILVLEHGTVLERGNHEELLAARGRYYQLYTGMSELD; this comes from the coding sequence ATGGCAAATCAGATAAGACGCAACAAACCAAGAAACATTCGCGGGACACTTGCGTTTATCGGAGGATATCTGAAACAGCACACTGCTGCGCTTGTTCTTGTCTCCCTGATGACCCTCATCAGCGCCGGAGCCAATGTATACGGAGTGTATTTGATCAAGCCCATCATCAACCAATATATCCTTCCCGGGAACCTTGCCGGGCTGGCGCGGATACTTGTTCTTCTGGGAGCGGTTTATCTTGCGGGAGTGGCTTCTTCCTACGGATACACCCAGCTTATGGTCAAAACCGCACAGCAGGTGATTTTGGAGATCCGGAACGATCTTTTCCGAAGACTGCAGACCCTGCCGCTTTCCTTTTTTGACGCGAATACCCATGGAGAGCTCATGAGCCGGTTTACAAACGATATCGACACCCTGTCCAATGCCCTGAACAACAGCTTTACCGTAGTGATCCAGAATTTTGTGATTCTCGTCGGTACCTTCACCATGCTGGCGATCCTGAGTCCAAGGCTTTCCCTCATTGTTCTGACAACTTTTTTCTGCATGTTCCTGTTCATCCGCTACAGCGGTAAAAAGAGCCATTCCTTTTTCACACGTCAGCAAAAATACCTGGGAAGCCTGAACGGGTTTATCGAAGAAATGACAGCGGGCCAGAAAGTTGTAAAGGTATTTAACCATGAAGAAAACAATATGAAGGAATTCTCCCATCGGAACGAAATGCTTCGGGATGCTGCAACCAATGCCGTCACGTATTCCGGAGTCACCGTACCCGTGGTGGTCAGTCTTTCCTATTTTAACTATGCCATCACTGCCTGCCTCGGTGCTTTTCTGGTCATGAGCGGGCATATGGATCTGGGCAGTCTTTCCGCTTATCTTGTCTACGTACGCCAGACAGCGATGCCAATCAATCATTTCTCCCAGCAGCTCAACTTCCTTTTGGCTGCCCTGTCCGGAGCAGAGCGGATTCAGGAAGTCATGGAGCAGAAGCCGGAGGTAGATAACGGGAAAATAACCCTGCTGCGCAAACCCACTGAGGAAGGCGCCGCAAAAAGCTGGGAATGGTGCAAACCGGACGGACAGCGTATTCCCCTGAGAGGGGATGTCCGATTCCATGATGTGGCATTCGGATACGAAGTCGGCAGACCCATTTTAAATCAGATCAACCTGTATGCAAAGCCCGGTCAGAAAATTGCCTTTGTCGGATCCACCGGCGCAGGCAAAACAACCATCGCCAGCCTGATCAACCGATTTTATGAAGTGATATCGGGTTCCATCACCTACGACGGAATAGATGTACGGGATATCCGCAAGGAGGATCTGCGGCGCTCCATTGCCGTGGTCCTGCAGGACACTCATCTGTTTTCCGGAACCATTCTGGACAACATCCGCTTCGGAAACCCCGAAGCCACCCGGGAGCAGGCAGTGGCAGCCGCAAAGCTCTCCAACGCCCATTCGTTCATTCGTCGCCTCCCGAAGGGATACGACACCGTCCTGACCAATGACGGAACCAATCTGAGCCAGGGGCAGAGACAGCTCCTGTCCATAGCACGCGCAGCCGCAGCCGATCCGCCGGTTCTTATTCTGGATGAAGCCACCAGTTCCGTGGACGCCCATACGGAAAAACTGATCGAATCCGGAATGGATCGTTTGATGGCCGGACGTACCGTATTCGTGATCGCACACCGGCTTTCCACCGTACGGAATGCAAAAGCCATACTGGTGCTGGAGCATGGAACTGTACTGGAACGGGGCAATCATGAAGAATTGCTTGCCGCAAGGGGCAGATATTATCAGCTTTATACCGGAATGTCCGAGCTGGATTAA
- a CDS encoding extracellular solute-binding protein, which translates to MMIMKKGRSHFAGWTARLTAWILCAALLPGVAVPGTAVASDAAKADVPDLRQIYLSMDDIPDNDYYHYISRQGNQFYKGEEILCPVQELVGGGELEDGGIRMDPGQTRDFQIQAPEEGLYQIGFQYRTADEDILPGGVAIMVNGEYPFPEMKRLSVDNTWADESDSFPYDRYGNEVMAIPVKQHTWNHTYLFSEDHLFSTPLVTALKEGTNTLSVTCTEEALLIGDFTLSAARQPEESFPEPPKERSGKPDGNRLIPIEAEHMTRRNSPNIRPDSIYDTSLTPYHAKKKVLNVVADSSFKSGGDRIEYDFQVKESGWYRIGFRYRQSDKANFPVFRNVYVDGKILSDAFQNMPFPYTTKFENQIVTKADGKKAAVFLEKGPHTIAVEVSLDHVRDAIRILTKVTDEMNQLALDIGRITGGNTGRFRDFRLKDFNFDVTGKLHYWKEIIDEVYRFLASFNPGVDNIGELAPLKMAARIMTDLAKEPDELPKKMDAFNQGTGSARQNLTTMIEQLNQSPLGLDKIFIFQDGKRLPEGMGFFRGTTEKVRRFFYSFGEQEYTPTYQDDTDHLQVWVRRPRQYLEMIQKMADTDFKSKYGIDVDLSIMPDQNKLILANASGKSPDVAMAIGSGLIYDLAIRGVLADMRKFDRFREVGRRFAPGMLIPGVADDGLYGIPETFNFWVMFYRKDILDSMGLKPPDTMEEVRQMLPQLQRRGLNFNSHVSNFVGTKPFAATVPFIYQNGGTLFDEKKMRCNLDTEEALRGMTMLTENYTIYDMPYEVQSFYQSFRDGRIPIGIADYGMLNLLTNAAPEIAGMWEVAPYPGVRDKTGKVQRWTLGSAESDVIFENSTRKEEAWKFLDWWTSTDVQTRFANTLQSTLGNEYLWNTSNLEAMANTPWIRKHKAILEQVKWTREPPRILGGYMIERELSNVVTQTVMEGENVRSAMDEAIKRINREITRKLEEFGYLSDGQVVKTFQVPDIDTVRKWVE; encoded by the coding sequence ATGATGATCATGAAAAAGGGAAGAAGTCATTTCGCGGGTTGGACCGCAAGGCTTACAGCATGGATACTGTGTGCTGCTTTACTGCCTGGTGTGGCGGTTCCCGGTACGGCTGTTGCTTCAGATGCCGCGAAAGCGGATGTACCGGATTTACGTCAGATCTACCTTTCCATGGACGATATTCCGGATAATGATTATTATCACTATATCAGCAGACAGGGGAATCAGTTCTATAAAGGGGAAGAGATCCTGTGCCCGGTTCAGGAGCTTGTCGGAGGCGGTGAACTGGAGGACGGCGGTATTCGAATGGATCCCGGTCAGACCAGGGACTTTCAAATCCAGGCTCCTGAGGAGGGGCTGTATCAAATCGGATTTCAGTATCGTACGGCGGATGAAGATATCCTGCCGGGCGGAGTGGCCATAATGGTGAACGGGGAATATCCCTTCCCTGAGATGAAAAGGCTTTCCGTGGACAATACCTGGGCGGACGAAAGTGATTCCTTCCCCTATGACCGTTATGGGAATGAAGTCATGGCGATCCCGGTGAAGCAGCATACCTGGAATCATACATATCTGTTCAGTGAAGACCATCTTTTCAGCACGCCTCTGGTCACCGCCCTGAAGGAAGGGACCAATACGCTTTCCGTCACCTGCACGGAAGAGGCACTGCTGATCGGCGATTTCACCCTTTCCGCAGCAAGGCAGCCGGAGGAATCCTTCCCGGAGCCACCGAAAGAACGATCGGGAAAGCCGGATGGGAACAGGCTGATTCCCATTGAGGCGGAGCACATGACCAGGCGAAACAGCCCCAATATCCGTCCGGACAGCATCTATGACACTTCTCTGACTCCATATCATGCTAAGAAGAAAGTGCTGAATGTTGTTGCCGATTCTTCCTTTAAGTCAGGTGGAGACCGGATCGAATATGATTTTCAGGTAAAGGAAAGCGGCTGGTATCGGATTGGCTTCCGTTATCGTCAAAGTGACAAGGCAAATTTTCCTGTATTCCGAAATGTCTATGTGGATGGAAAAATACTTTCTGATGCGTTTCAAAATATGCCGTTTCCCTATACGACTAAATTTGAGAACCAGATTGTTACCAAAGCGGACGGGAAAAAGGCGGCTGTTTTTCTGGAGAAAGGTCCGCACACCATAGCAGTGGAAGTTTCTCTGGACCATGTACGGGATGCGATCCGGATTCTGACAAAGGTAACAGACGAAATGAATCAGCTGGCCCTGGACATTGGCAGGATCACCGGTGGCAATACAGGCCGGTTCCGGGATTTCCGGCTGAAGGATTTCAATTTTGATGTCACTGGAAAGCTTCATTACTGGAAAGAAATCATAGATGAAGTATATCGTTTCCTGGCATCTTTCAACCCTGGCGTGGACAATATCGGAGAGTTGGCACCTCTCAAAATGGCAGCCCGGATCATGACGGACCTGGCAAAGGAACCCGATGAACTTCCAAAGAAAATGGATGCTTTCAATCAGGGTACCGGCTCCGCCCGGCAGAACCTGACCACGATGATTGAACAATTGAATCAAAGCCCGCTGGGACTGGATAAGATTTTCATTTTTCAGGATGGGAAACGGCTTCCGGAGGGAATGGGTTTCTTCCGGGGGACGACAGAAAAAGTCCGGCGTTTCTTTTATTCCTTTGGCGAACAGGAATATACTCCGACCTATCAGGACGATACCGATCATCTGCAGGTCTGGGTCAGGCGGCCAAGACAGTATCTTGAAATGATACAGAAAATGGCGGATACCGACTTCAAATCAAAATATGGCATCGATGTGGATCTCTCCATCATGCCGGATCAGAATAAACTGATTCTTGCAAATGCCTCCGGAAAGTCTCCGGATGTGGCCATGGCCATCGGATCCGGTCTGATCTATGATCTGGCGATACGTGGAGTTCTGGCGGATATGAGGAAATTTGACCGCTTCCGGGAAGTGGGGCGTCGGTTCGCACCGGGGATGCTGATACCAGGGGTTGCAGATGACGGGCTGTATGGGATTCCGGAAACATTCAATTTCTGGGTCATGTTTTACCGAAAGGATATACTGGATTCCATGGGTCTCAAGCCTCCGGACACTATGGAGGAAGTTCGGCAGATGCTGCCGCAGCTTCAGCGCAGAGGACTGAATTTCAACAGCCATGTTTCCAATTTTGTCGGGACCAAGCCCTTTGCCGCAACTGTTCCGTTTATCTATCAAAACGGCGGTACACTTTTTGATGAAAAGAAAATGCGCTGCAATCTGGATACGGAGGAAGCGCTTCGGGGCATGACGATGCTCACGGAAAACTATACGATTTATGATATGCCCTATGAAGTACAGAGCTTTTATCAGAGCTTCCGGGACGGCCGGATTCCCATTGGTATCGCGGATTATGGAATGCTGAATCTGTTGACCAACGCGGCGCCTGAGATCGCAGGTATGTGGGAAGTGGCACCGTATCCCGGAGTCCGGGACAAAACCGGGAAGGTGCAGCGGTGGACGCTGGGCTCTGCGGAAAGCGATGTAATTTTCGAGAACAGCACAAGGAAGGAAGAGGCCTGGAAATTCCTGGACTGGTGGACATCCACCGATGTCCAGACCCGGTTTGCCAATACCCTGCAATCCACTCTGGGCAACGAATATCTGTGGAATACCTCCAACCTGGAGGCAATGGCCAATACGCCATGGATCCGAAAACACAAAGCCATTCTGGAGCAGGTGAAATGGACCAGGGAACCGCCCAGGATTCTGGGAGGATACATGATAGAAAGGGAACTGAGCAATGTGGTGACGCAGACGGTCATGGAAGGCGAAAATGTCCGTTCTGCCATGGATGAAGCCATAAAGCGGATCAACCGGGAGATTACCAGAAAGCTGGAGGAGTTTGGCTACCTGTCGGATGGCCAGGTGGTAAAGACCTTTCAGGTGCCGGATATTGATACAGTGAGAAAGTGGGTGGAGTAA
- a CDS encoding nitroreductase family protein: MSFLDIAKKRCSVRSYLPREVEEEKLLQVLEAARIAPSACNMQPWQIFAARDPQWKADLVKAYPRDWFARVPVILVICCDHSQSWKRQNDNKDYGDVDIAIATDHMTLAAADLGLGTCWLGAFDPEICRKALNLPQYMEPVVMMPLGYPAQTDSADRHRTRRKPLEDIVRWDSAE; this comes from the coding sequence ATGAGTTTTTTGGACATTGCAAAGAAAAGATGTTCCGTCCGGAGCTATCTCCCCCGGGAAGTGGAGGAGGAAAAGTTACTCCAGGTACTGGAAGCTGCAAGGATCGCCCCCTCGGCATGCAATATGCAGCCCTGGCAGATCTTTGCTGCAAGGGATCCGCAATGGAAAGCGGATCTGGTAAAAGCTTACCCAAGGGATTGGTTTGCCAGGGTACCGGTTATCCTGGTGATATGCTGCGATCATTCCCAATCCTGGAAACGACAGAACGACAACAAGGATTATGGTGATGTGGATATCGCCATAGCAACCGATCATATGACTTTGGCGGCAGCAGACCTGGGACTTGGCACCTGCTGGCTGGGTGCCTTTGATCCGGAAATATGCCGAAAAGCATTGAACCTGCCGCAATACATGGAGCCGGTTGTCATGATGCCTCTGGGTTATCCGGCACAAACGGATTCTGCCGACCGGCATCGAACGAGACGCAAACCTCTTGAGGATATCGTCCGGTGGGATTCTGCTGAATAA
- a CDS encoding ArsR family transcriptional regulator has protein sequence MPKEIILGIHDRQKLFVSAKAMASESRLEIINLLNRGSYNINEIAERLDMPVSTAAMHVKVLEDADLIRTELQPGIRGSMKLCSRKIDVVHINLANPENNLSNLFEINMPIGNYVDCKIQPTCGLASEKSFIDTDDSPRAFYNPLRTEAQILWLGNGYVEYRFPNSILLHANPLSMELSMEICSEAPNYRNNWPSDITLWINGTAVGTWRSPGDLGGRRGRLNPTWWPDASTQHGLLKTWKVNADGSFIDEARVSDVTIDQLDLKDNDYITVRIGIAEDAENVGGITIFGEKYGDYEQNILMRLDYTTNFNGEEKTGQ, from the coding sequence TTGCCCAAAGAAATCATATTGGGAATACACGACAGACAAAAACTGTTTGTTTCGGCAAAAGCAATGGCTTCTGAAAGCAGGCTTGAGATTATCAATCTGTTGAACCGAGGCAGCTACAACATCAATGAGATTGCCGAAAGACTGGATATGCCGGTCTCCACAGCAGCCATGCATGTCAAAGTGCTGGAGGATGCCGATCTGATTCGTACCGAACTGCAGCCAGGCATCCGGGGATCCATGAAGCTTTGCAGCCGAAAGATCGATGTCGTCCATATCAATTTAGCCAATCCGGAAAACAATCTGAGCAATCTCTTTGAAATCAACATGCCCATTGGCAACTATGTGGACTGTAAAATTCAGCCAACCTGCGGCCTCGCCAGTGAAAAATCCTTTATCGATACCGATGACAGTCCAAGAGCCTTCTACAATCCGCTGCGGACGGAAGCGCAGATCCTGTGGCTTGGAAATGGATATGTAGAATACCGGTTTCCCAACAGCATCCTGCTCCATGCAAATCCGCTGTCCATGGAACTCTCTATGGAAATATGCTCGGAAGCACCGAATTACCGGAACAACTGGCCATCGGATATCACCCTGTGGATCAATGGAACTGCGGTTGGCACCTGGAGAAGTCCCGGCGATCTTGGCGGGCGCAGAGGCAGACTGAATCCCACATGGTGGCCGGACGCCAGCACACAGCATGGTTTGCTCAAAACCTGGAAAGTAAACGCTGACGGTTCCTTTATCGATGAAGCCCGCGTATCCGATGTGACAATTGACCAGCTGGACCTGAAGGACAACGATTATATCACTGTCCGGATTGGCATCGCAGAAGATGCGGAAAATGTGGGGGGTATCACCATCTTCGGAGAAAAATACGGCGATTACGAACAGAACATCCTGATGCGACTGGATTACACGACAAACTTCAACGGGGAGGAGAAAACCGGGCAATGA
- a CDS encoding ABC transporter ATP-binding protein, which produces MEAVFELVIPILMAEIIDIGIPNRDKSYVLGKGAAMAGCALVALALGVLYAHLSAKAGQGFGAELRKAEYRKLQGFSFSNMNHFSVPSLITRLTNDITILQHAACTGLRPMVRGPVMMVMALAMSITMSPQLALVFLVAMPVLAACLVLILRKLGPMYAGMQKALDEVNAIVEENLRAIRTVKAYVKGDSEYQKFSEGNEAYRQTAERSFHYAVLNLPCFQAVMYATILCILWLGGNYIHQGTMKVGVLTGFLSYVLQILNSLMMISNVFLLLSRSITSAQRIFEVLDEPAAIHDGPGSYTVHHGEIDFEDVSFKYQETAEEYVLSHINLHFGAGQTIGIIGGTGSAKSSLVQLIPRLYDVSEGVLKIDGHNVREYSLVHLRDAVGMVLQNNNLFSGTIRENLKWGDENATDEDLDWACRIACADEFLSRMPEGYDMDLGQGGVNVSGGQKQRLCIARAILKQPRVLIFDDSTSAVDTATEARIRHRLASELKNTTKIFITQRIRSIEDADQIVVLDNGTVSAAGTHDELMKSSEIYRDIYEFQQKGVLE; this is translated from the coding sequence ATGGAAGCCGTTTTTGAACTCGTGATTCCCATACTCATGGCGGAGATTATTGATATCGGTATTCCAAACCGGGACAAAAGCTATGTCCTGGGAAAAGGCGCCGCCATGGCAGGCTGCGCACTGGTCGCACTGGCCCTTGGAGTGCTGTATGCCCACCTTTCTGCAAAAGCCGGACAGGGATTCGGCGCGGAACTGAGAAAGGCGGAGTACAGAAAACTGCAGGGGTTTTCTTTTTCCAACATGAACCACTTCAGCGTTCCTTCGCTGATTACCCGCTTAACCAACGATATTACCATATTGCAGCACGCAGCCTGCACCGGCCTGCGTCCAATGGTTCGCGGCCCCGTCATGATGGTCATGGCTCTCGCCATGTCCATCACCATGAGTCCGCAGCTTGCCCTCGTATTCCTTGTGGCCATGCCTGTTCTGGCCGCCTGTCTGGTTCTGATTCTCCGAAAGCTGGGTCCCATGTATGCCGGAATGCAGAAGGCCCTGGATGAAGTAAATGCCATCGTGGAGGAAAACCTCAGAGCCATCCGTACCGTGAAAGCCTATGTAAAGGGCGACAGTGAGTATCAGAAATTCAGCGAAGGCAACGAAGCGTACCGGCAGACAGCAGAACGGTCCTTCCACTATGCTGTCCTGAACCTTCCCTGTTTCCAGGCTGTTATGTATGCGACGATTCTCTGCATTCTGTGGCTGGGTGGAAACTATATTCATCAGGGGACTATGAAGGTCGGTGTGCTGACCGGCTTTTTAAGCTATGTACTGCAGATTTTGAATTCCCTGATGATGATTTCCAATGTTTTTCTCCTGCTCAGCCGGTCCATAACTTCCGCACAGCGTATTTTTGAAGTACTGGATGAGCCTGCCGCCATCCACGACGGCCCCGGTTCCTATACCGTGCATCACGGAGAAATTGATTTTGAAGATGTCTCCTTTAAATACCAGGAAACTGCAGAGGAATATGTGCTTTCCCATATCAACCTTCATTTCGGCGCCGGGCAGACCATCGGAATCATCGGAGGAACCGGATCTGCCAAGTCCTCCCTGGTGCAGCTGATTCCAAGACTGTACGATGTTTCCGAAGGGGTCCTGAAAATCGACGGGCACAATGTCCGGGAATATTCCCTGGTTCATCTGCGGGATGCCGTGGGCATGGTACTGCAGAACAACAACCTGTTCTCCGGGACCATCCGTGAAAACCTGAAATGGGGCGACGAAAACGCAACGGATGAAGATCTGGACTGGGCTTGCCGGATTGCTTGTGCAGATGAATTTCTTTCCCGCATGCCGGAAGGATATGACATGGATCTGGGACAGGGCGGAGTGAATGTTTCCGGCGGGCAGAAACAGCGCCTCTGCATTGCCAGAGCCATACTGAAGCAGCCCCGCGTGCTGATCTTCGATGATTCCACAAGCGCCGTGGACACGGCAACGGAAGCAAGGATCCGTCACAGACTCGCTTCGGAGCTGAAAAATACGACGAAGATCTTTATTACCCAGCGGATCCGATCCATTGAGGATGCCGATCAGATTGTGGTATTGGACAACGGAACGGTCAGCGCCGCCGGCACACATGATGAGCTGATGAAGAGCAGCGAAATTTACCGGGATATTTATGAATTCCAGCAAAAAGGAGTTTTGGAATAA